The Fimbriimonas ginsengisoli Gsoil 348 genome window below encodes:
- a CDS encoding S41 family peptidase produces MNSLRNYALVLGLMRQSAFRVGLLLPAMFLALATGRAQTSPPNTLPNNPFVTGPEAPKTEPLTKERKEEILSELGNVVLKQAFVPGVNLSKWPEFLEKQREDIDKAEKDTDFARAVNRALSQFGVSHIRFLPPRAAQSRVRTSTIGIGVGTRPDKDGLTIMSVFPKSPAEVAGIKQGETIVSVDGKLPEASDALLGDEGTEMTLKLRDKDGKERELKIKRERYSTVREDTLTWMGDDTAVLKIHSFSRGYSRENIAKLMSEAGKAKYLVLDLRSNGGGLINNLQHLLNMLLPDQTVVGTFINRSEAAQYAENHAGDQSADPIAIAKEVKDQFKTRHMPVDPFVGKIAVLVNRGSASASEICAMALRENLGAPIVGAQSAGAVLASMFRRLPYGFEVQFPVSDYVSKNGVRLEKTPIVPDVEVTEKAEEGKPDPAIEKAIAKLKGV; encoded by the coding sequence GTGAACTCTCTTCGTAACTACGCGTTAGTGCTTGGACTTATGCGTCAATCCGCCTTCCGCGTCGGCCTGCTGCTGCCGGCCATGTTTTTGGCGTTGGCCACGGGTCGCGCGCAGACCTCGCCTCCGAACACGCTGCCGAACAATCCATTCGTGACCGGCCCCGAGGCCCCGAAGACGGAACCTCTCACCAAGGAGCGAAAAGAAGAGATCTTGTCGGAGCTCGGCAACGTCGTCCTGAAGCAGGCGTTCGTTCCGGGTGTGAATCTCTCGAAATGGCCGGAGTTTCTGGAGAAGCAGCGGGAAGATATCGACAAGGCGGAGAAAGACACCGACTTCGCGCGGGCGGTCAATCGGGCGCTAAGTCAGTTCGGCGTAAGCCACATTCGGTTCCTGCCCCCGCGGGCGGCGCAAAGCCGGGTTCGAACTTCGACAATCGGAATTGGAGTCGGCACTCGGCCGGACAAGGACGGACTCACCATCATGTCGGTCTTCCCGAAGAGCCCGGCCGAGGTGGCGGGGATCAAGCAGGGGGAGACCATCGTCTCCGTAGACGGCAAGTTGCCGGAGGCCTCCGACGCCCTTCTGGGTGACGAAGGGACGGAGATGACTCTGAAGCTCCGCGACAAGGATGGGAAGGAGCGGGAGCTCAAGATCAAGCGCGAGCGATACTCGACGGTTCGCGAAGATACGCTGACCTGGATGGGCGACGATACCGCGGTCTTGAAGATCCATAGCTTTTCACGCGGTTACTCGCGGGAAAACATCGCGAAGCTCATGTCCGAGGCCGGAAAGGCGAAGTATTTGGTGCTCGATCTCCGATCGAACGGGGGAGGGCTTATCAACAACCTCCAGCACCTCCTGAATATGCTCTTGCCCGATCAGACGGTGGTGGGAACGTTCATCAATCGCTCGGAGGCGGCCCAGTACGCGGAGAACCATGCCGGAGACCAGTCGGCCGATCCGATCGCGATCGCGAAGGAGGTCAAAGACCAGTTCAAGACTCGCCACATGCCGGTCGACCCGTTTGTCGGGAAAATAGCGGTGCTCGTGAACCGCGGTTCCGCCAGCGCGAGCGAGATTTGCGCGATGGCGCTACGTGAAAACCTAGGGGCTCCGATCGTGGGCGCGCAGAGCGCGGGCGCGGTGCTCGCCTCGATGTTCCGCCGTCTGCCGTACGGCTTCGAGGTGCAGTTCCCGGTCAGCGATTACGTGTCCAAGAACGGGGTTCGGCTCGAAAAGACTCCGATCGTTCCCGATGTCGAGGTTACGGAGAAGGCCGAGGAAGGGAAGCCAGACCCGGCCATCGAGAAGGCGATCGCAAAGCTTAAGGGCGTTTAG
- a CDS encoding phosphatase PAP2 family protein: MLLARLPEYLVRYRTRAAILAMVTLLAIFVAVAIGLRTSLLAHVDLWFTKEAQERSGVAMRMTMITISSFGNSITLIVVALATSLFLASRKLKQAAAFAFASLIGLPIDFGLKAIFARPRPGQDLVSILLPASGYSFPSGHALGSTVVYGFLAFLSWVHLKEYKARKPVTVIFAILPLLISLSRVYVGAHWLSDVVAGVTLGLIVVILMALTYQKWAKAARPVEPTAGPLDPNASDSSSYNA, encoded by the coding sequence ATGCTTCTAGCGCGCCTGCCCGAATACCTTGTGCGTTATCGAACCCGCGCCGCGATTTTGGCGATGGTCACCTTGCTCGCCATCTTCGTCGCCGTCGCCATCGGGCTTCGGACATCCCTTCTGGCGCACGTGGACCTTTGGTTTACGAAAGAGGCGCAAGAGCGAAGCGGCGTAGCAATGCGAATGACGATGATCACGATCTCGTCGTTCGGAAATTCCATCACCCTGATCGTGGTCGCCCTCGCGACCTCGCTCTTCCTCGCCTCCCGAAAACTAAAACAGGCGGCCGCGTTCGCTTTCGCCAGCCTGATCGGCCTTCCCATCGACTTTGGACTCAAAGCGATCTTTGCCCGCCCGAGGCCGGGGCAGGACCTCGTAAGCATCCTGCTCCCCGCATCCGGATACAGCTTTCCATCCGGGCATGCCCTCGGCTCAACCGTCGTCTACGGCTTCTTGGCGTTTCTTTCCTGGGTTCATCTGAAGGAGTACAAAGCAAGGAAACCGGTAACCGTTATCTTCGCGATTCTCCCGCTCCTCATCTCGCTGAGCCGCGTTTATGTCGGCGCCCACTGGCTCTCGGACGTCGTCGCCGGCGTCACCCTTGGGTTGATTGTGGTGATTTTAATGGCTCTCACCTACCAAAAATGGGCAAAAGCCGCCCGCCCGGTGGAACCAACCGCGGGACCCTTGGACCCAAACGCGTCGGATTCGTCGTCGTACAACGCGTGA